In Glandiceps talaboti chromosome 4, keGlaTala1.1, whole genome shotgun sequence, a single window of DNA contains:
- the LOC144434711 gene encoding uncharacterized protein LOC144434711, producing MTAVVAMDCLHFYSSLIMYCLSLIQGVWSQNCPSEYPFPVCPRPGLDDHDATQCCHHPNEGYACCIPPHPNQVGQILLYVWCAVMVVALTLMSVYCICYCFHKLYDLCTDHEHQDERLPLVDSGIYV from the exons ATGACTGCTGTTGTAGCAATGGACTGTCTACATTTCTACAGTAGTCTTATCATGTATTGTCTTTCACTTATCCAAG GTGTGTGGAGTCAAAATTGTCCAAGTGAGTATCCTTTCCCTGTTTGTCCCAGACCAGGTCTAGATGATCACGATGCCACACAGTGCTGCCATCATCCTAATGAAGGGTATGCATGTTGTATACCACCACATCCTAATCA GGTTGGACAGATATTACTGTATGTATGGTGTGCTGTCATGGTGGTTGCATTGACTTTGATGTCTGTCTACTGTATAtgttattgttttcataaactCTATGATCTATGTACAGATCATGAACACCAAGATGAGAGGTTGCCACTAGTTGACTCTGGTATTTATGTATAA
- the LOC144434682 gene encoding DNA mismatch repair protein Mlh1-like, with amino-acid sequence MAEPSLIKRLDETVVNRIAAGEVIQRPANAIKEMIENCLDAKASSIQVTVKSGGLKLIQIQDSGTGIRKEDMDIVCERFTTSKLRKFEDLQNIATYGFRGEALASISHVAHVTITTRTADSKCAFKGSYVDGKLKGPVKPCAGNKGTQITVEDLFYNVATRRKALKSPGEEHSKISEVVSRYAIHNSGVAFTLKKQGESVSDVRTPPNASKVDNIRTIYGASVARELLEISCENPKAAFKLTGYISNANYSVKKCIFLLFINHRLVDSPALRKAIETVYAAYLPKNMHPFLYLSLEISPQNVDVNVHPTKHEVHFLHEDAILEEIQKCVEQKLLGCNESRTFFTQALLPGAPVQTSQVAKDPKDTASGDATANKPYAHQMVRTDDKIQKLDAFLSKSQSSSAVSTSSGMDTARQSESSTSDNTDIQKYADKDVVTGTIDMTGAQQKDDIDLMDIDESISLSARKEKEQGTGKLEEDMESSPSTSSASVRQPHRREIKLTSILTLQKEVEERTHKGLRDLFKSHTFVGCVKPGLALLQHHTKLYLVNTTKISQEFFYQQMIFDFGNFGILRLSTPAPIYELAMMALTSDESGWSEDDGPKEELAQYIVDFLQTKTEMLHDYFSMEVDEDGQLNTLPLLLDNYIPALEGLPMFILRLATEVDWDSEKTCFQSFAKECSQFYAMKKELSPYETREKESMQVDDTDDASTSLSPVTPKSHDWKWTVEHVLYPAFKSVLYPPNQFAEDASILQIANLPDLYKVFERC; translated from the exons ATGGCTGAACCATCTTTAATCAAACGTCTAGATGAGACTGTAGTCAATAGGATTGCAGCTGGTGAAGTGATACAAAGACCCGCTAATGCTATCAAAGAAATGATAGAAAACTG TCTTGATGCAAAAGCCTCAAGTATTCAAGTGACAGTGAAGTCTGGTGGTTTGAAACTGATACAGATACAAGACAGTGGTACCGGTATAAGG AAAGAAGATATGGACATAGTGTGTGAACGATTCACTACAAGCAAACTGAGGAAGTTTGAAGATTTACAGAATATAGCAACATATGGATTCAGGGGAGAG GCATTGGCAAGTATTAGTCATGTTGCTCATGTCACCATCACTACTAGAACAGCAGATTCCAAATGTGCATTCAA AGGTAGTTATGTGGATGGTAAACTGAAAGGACCTGTCAAACCATGTGCTGGAAATAAAGGAACACAGATAACA GTAGAAGACTTATTTTACAATGTAGCTACTCGGCGGAAAGCACTGAAAAGTCCAGGTGAAGAGCACAGTAAAATTAGTGAAGTTGTCAGCAGATATGCTATACATAACTCAGGAGTTGCATTTACATTAAAAAAG CAAGGAGAAAGTGTGTCAGATGTTAGAACTCCTCCAAATGCCAGTAAAGTAGATAACATCAGAACTATCTATGGTGCCTCAGTAGCAAG GGAGTTGCTAGAGATATCTTGTGAAAATCCCAAAGCAGCCTTCAAATTGACAGGCTATATATCTAATGCCAATTACTCTGTAAAAAAGTGTATTTTCCTTCTCTTCATCAATC ATCGATTGGTTGATTCACCAGCTCTACGGAAAGCAATTGAAACTGTGTATGCAGCATATTTACCTAAGAACATGCATCCATTTTTATATCTCAG TTTAGAGATATCACCACAGAATGTAGATGTCAATGTTCATCCAACCAAACATGAAGTTCACTTCCTGCATGAAGATGCCATTTTAGAAGAAATCCAGAAATGTGTTGAACAGAAACTTTTGGGTTGTAATGAATCAAGGACATTCTTCACACAG GCATTGTTACCAGGAGCACCAGTACAGACATCACAGGTAGCCAAGGACCCTAAAGATACTGCAAGTGGTGATGCCACAGCAAATAAACCATACGCACATCAAATGGTTAGAACTGAtgataaaatacagaaattagATGCCTTTCTCAGCAAATCACAAAGTTCATCAGCAGTATCAACCAGCTCTGGTATGGATACTGCTAGGCAATCAGAGTCAAGTACCTCAGACAACACTGATATACAGAAATATGCTGATAAGGATGTTGTGACAGGAACTATAGATATGACTGGGGCTCAACAGAAAGATGATATAGATCTTATGGACATAGATGAATCCATCTCATTATCAGCCAG GAAAGAGAAAGAACAAGGGACAGGGAAACTTGAGGAAGACATGGAGAGTTCACCAAGTACATCAAGTGCGTCAGTCAGACAACCTCATAGGAGAGAAATAAAACTTACAAGTATTTTAACATTACAGAAAGAAGTTGAAGAGAGGACACATAAAG GTCTGAGAGACTTGTTTAAAAGCCACACCTTTGTAGGCTGTGTGAAACCAGGACTAGCACTTTTACAACACCACACTAAGTTGTATTTAGTGAATACAACTAAAATCAG CCAAGAGTTTTTCTATCAACAGATGATCTTTGATTTTGGTAATTTTGGAATTCTTCGATTATCT ACTCCTGCACCAATCTATGAACTAGCTATGATGGCCCTCACCTCTGATGAGAGTGGCTGGTCAGAAGATGATGGACCAAAAGAAGAATTAGCACAGTATATTGTAGATTTCCTCCAAACAAAGACAGAAATGCTTCACGATTATTTTTCAATGGAAGTTGATGAG GACGGGCAGCTGAACACTCTACCATTACTTTTAGACAACTATATCCCTGCATTGGAAGGACTACCAATGTTTATTCTGAGGTTAGCTACAGAG GTTGATTGGGATTCAGagaaaacatgttttcaatCTTTTGCCAAAGAGTGCAGTCAGTTCTATGCCATGAAGAAAGAGTTGTCACCATATGAAACAAGAGAAAAAGAGTCTATGCAG GTTGATGATACTGATGATGCTTCAACATCCTTATCACCTGTGACACCCAAATCACATGACTGGAAGTGGACAGTGGAACATGTACTCTACCCAGCATTCAAATCTGTACTTTATCCACCCAACCAGTTTGCTGAAGATGCCAGTATTCTGCAGATAGCTAATTTACCTGACCTGTATAAAGTCTTTGAAAGATGttag
- the LOC144434684 gene encoding succinyl-CoA:glutarate CoA-transferase-like isoform X2 codes for MILGDLGAEIIKIERPGVGDETRSWGPPFMGPESCYFLSVNRNKKSLAINLKDPRGKKLVHELAAKSDVLIENYIPGKLDELGLGYEELQKVAPQLVYCSITGYGSDGPYAQRAGYDVVAASMGGLLHITGPQNGEPARVGVAMTDLATGLYSHGAIMAALLQRQKTGRGQKIDCNLLSTQVAVLTHIASNYLNAGMEAKRWGTGHGSIVPYQAFKTQDGGYMIVGAGTNRQFEILCKRVKLDHLAADERYKDNQHRVENRKTLISTLLERFSEKTLSEWLDIFEGCGIPYGPINNMQQVFSNPQVIHNDMIQEIQHPTVGNVKMSGPAVKYSDADNCVRLPPPLLGQHTKEVLQSVLGYEESEVSQLADSGVVGL; via the exons GTGTTGGTGATGAAACAAGGTCGTGGGGACCACCATTTATGGGTCCTGAAAGTTGTTACTTCTTATCagtaaatagaaataaaaag AGTTTAGCCATTAATCTCAAAGATCCCAGGGGGAAGAAATTAGTACATGAG CTAGCCGCAAAAAGTGATGTTTTGATAGAAAACTACATTCCAGGAAAATTAGATGAACTTGGATTGGGTTATGAAGAATTACAAAAAGTAGCTCCTCAACTTGTGTACTGTTCTATCACAG GTTATGGTTCTGATGGTCCATATGCTCAAAGAGCTGGATACGATGTGGTGGCTGCATCAATGGGAGGACTGCTTCATATTACAGGACCACAG AATGGAGAACCAGCGAGAGTTGGTGTAGCAATGACAGATTTGGCCACAGGTTTATACTCACATGGTGCAATCATGGCAGCTTTGTTACAGAGACAGAAAACAGGACGGGGACAAAAAATTGACTGCAATTTACTCTCTACGCAG GTGGCAGTTCTGACTCACATTGCTAGTAACTATTTGAATGCAGGTATGGAAGCCAAGAGATGGGGAACCGGACATGGTAGTATAGTACCATACCAG GCATTTAAAACCCAAGATGGTGGTTACATGATAGTGGGTGCTGGTACCAATAGGCAATTTGAAATACTATGCAAg CGTGTTAAATTAGATCACCTAGCAGCTGATGAAAGGTATAAAGATAATCAACATAGAGTTGAAAACAGGAAGACACTCATCTCAACGTTGTTAGAAAG ATTTTCAGAAAAGACGCTATCAGAGTGGCTTGATATATTTGAAGGATGTGGTATTCCATATGGTCCTATTAACAATATGCAGCAAGTCTTTAGTAATCCTCAAGTCATTCATAATGACATGATACAAGAAATTCAACATCCAACAGTTGGAAATGTCAAAATGTCAG GTCCAGCTGTGAAATACAGTGATGCAGACAACTGTGTACGCTTACCTCCACCATTGCTGGGACAACACACCAAGGAAGTCTTACAAAGTGTCCTAGGATATGAAGAAAGTGAGGTGTCGCAGCTTGCAGACAGTGGTGTTGTTGGCTTGTAA